cttttttctgggGTTGTAGCAGGTCTGATAAACATGCAGACCACCTAAGGAATTCTCTGGGGTCTTCAGAAAAGTCCcttggcctgctgggctttgaaaCTGCTTGGAGTTTGtagaatttgggttttttttataagTGCATGGGAGAATTCTTTGCCCATGGATTATATCACCTGTTGTGCATGGATGGAGTAGGTCATTGTCAGCTTACTGAGAGCTCATCGCTTGCCTGGCTGtataaaaatacatttctttGCAGCCAGGACAGTATTTCAAAGTTCCTGCACTGTTGCCATGTATGCCCTGATGCTTATCTCCCATTCCCTGCCCTTTTGCACCCCAGGTCTGGCTTTATTAACCTGGACAAGCCCTCCAACCCATCCTCTCACGAGGTGGTGGCGTGGATCCGGCGCATCCTGCGCGTGGAGAAGACGGGGCACAGTGGCACCCTGGACCCCAAGGTGACAGGGTGCCTCATTGTGTGCATCGAGAGGGCCACAAGGCTGGTCAAATCCCAGCAGAGTGCAGGTTTGTTCCATGCTCAGGGCCATTTGCAGTGACTGGGGATGTGTGAAGTGCTTTTGGAGACAAAATGGAGGTTTCTAAAACTTCAAAAGTTCAGTCTTAGTCTTCAGTGCCTTGACATTAAGGGTTATTTCAAACCACATGTTGTCTCAGGTGGTTTTTTCATTGCTTCTCTGGTGCTTGGGCTGATACAAGTCAGTGAAAACACCTCTGACGTGGTTTGATGTACCAGTTGAACTTAGGGCCTCTTCTAGTCCAGAGAAGAAATAAATACAGCTTAGATTTATTTCCCTGGAAGAAGAACCAACTCTTAATAAACCATGCCCATTTCCTAGAAGGGATGGTAGGATTTCAGGGTTCTGGGGATGTGTGGCTGTTGAGCAGGGTGGACCTTGAGGTCAACATCAAATGCCAGTGGCCGTTCCTGACTGCTCTTGTCATTCTTTCAGGCAAAGAGTATGTGGGAATTGTTCGGCTGCACAATGCCATTGAGAGTGAGGCCCAGCTGGCCAGGGTAAGTCTCACATGCTCTCAGCCATGCTGGGCACTGGTGGGAGATGAGAGGCCAGGAGTGGAGCTCAGGTGTGCTGTGTGTGAGGTGATGACACAGTTTATCCATTCTCTGAGTGCAGTGGAgctgccctcctgcagcacccagcTCCTGTTCtaggctctgggtgctgtgcagcctccagacaccctgcagtgtcccagtgtcctgctgggggctgctggatgtgtggctggctgcctgcagggggggagcagggctggcagggttgGAGCCCCTCCTGGGGGGCTCCAGCCTCACTGGGACGAGGGATGGTGTCTGATCACATGCTGCCATCTAATGGAAAAACCCTGGCTGTGTTCACTGGCATCTCGACCACATCACTGGCTTGGATTTGCTGTATTAAATATGGATAAAAATTAGGGTAAACCTTGTGGTTTCTCACTCTTGGAAGTGGTCACAGTTGCTGCAGACTCCAAGGTGCTCCTGCATTAGGGCACAAGTGTAAACTCTTGCTTCTCCTTCCTCCCTCAGGCCATTGAAACCCTGACAGGTGCCCTGTTCCAGAGGCCCCCCCTCATTGCTGCTGTCAAGCGACAGCTGAGAGTCAGAACCATCTACGAGAGCAAGCTGGTGGAGTATGATCCTGAGAGAAGATTAGGTAAAACAGGGCTTTCCTGCCTTCTTCCTATGAAACAGACAACTGATAAAATTTTCTGTGAAATGGGCTGCTTTTGGCACATGTCTTAAGACCTAAATCCTCCCATTGTCCAGCAGTAACTGCTTCATGCATTGCTTTGGTGTGCTGGGAAGCAAATCCCATCTCTTTTTGTGCTGCTGCACCCTTCACAGAAGAGCCAAATGATGTCAATTAGATGGCATTAGCTCTCAGGGCAAAGATGACCTTCATCTATCACCCCATGCTGATGGCTCTGGGAAGGGTTGGGCATGCAGCTTCTCTTAAAGGATGTGGTTTATTTTCTGCTTAAATGTTGGGGTGCACTAAGTCCTGGCTGGGTGATAACAGGGGTGTGACAGACCCCCCTTTTGAGCTCCACAGAATCCCAGGCACGAGTGGAGGAACAAAAAGGCAGCAGCACGGGCCCTGGGGTGGAACTGGGGTAACTTTATTCGATGGCAAAACCCTGAACTGAGGGCAGAcaggaacacaaggcagggaatacaatgtGTAAACCAATGGAGGGTTTCAAGGCAGGAGAACAGCTTAAGTAAACCAATGGGGTTTCAAAggatacagaactgacagggaggTTTCTAAAGGGAAGGGCAGGTtcggggagggattgacatttaATGGAAGGAGGAGTAAGGAGGGTTCTGGGGAaaagagcagggacaggaggggttgACAGCTGGGATGGGGAGGTTGAAActtggcagggagtggccaggtAACAAACAGAAAAACTAGCACTTAACTGAATAGAATAACAATGAGGGAACAAATCTAATTTTAGAAACATAAGATACAAAATGGCTTGTGCCACTCTAAAGACAGGAGGAGGACAATGCAAGGAAGGATTGCAAAACCACAAATTAAACAGTGAATATACCAAATAAAGAAAACGCTCTACAACCTCTAAATCTCTCTATCCTGCCCTGCCTTTCAGGTATCTTCTGGGTGAGCTGTGAAGCAGGCACGTACATCAGAACCCTCTGTGTgcacctggggctgctgctgggcgtGGGGGGCCAGATGCAGGAGCTGCGCAGAGTCCGCTCGGGCATCCTGGGAGAGACGGTACAGTGGCACCTCAAATGTAGCCACCCCTTTGACATGGGCACaattgcagcagctcctggggactCTGGGAGCTCCACAGTGTTAGGAGGAGGTTTGTGCATAGCCCAGAGCAGTGAGAGCTCTTGCTGTGGATGGTCTGTAACCAAAGTGTTGAGTTCAGTTCAGGATGTTGCTCCTGTTCTGGTAATTAAACTTTGGGACAGTGAGTGACTGGGAAGTGCACTGTGGTGGCTGAAGGTTTGTTTTATGTCACCTGTGTTTCTCAGCCTACAGACCCTGGTGTCCATGAGTTCAGGAGTGTGAACAGCTCAGGGAATGGGGTTCATTGGAATGAGCCTGGGAGGTCCAGTCTTGTGAGATCTTGGACACTTGTACAGTCTTTTCTTTCAGGTCATAGAGAGATCCTGCTGCTGGTCCAAACTCCagaactaatttatttttttgcaaAGCAGCAGTATCAGAGTGCAAGTGCTTCCCCACCCATCTGTGCTCTTGGCACTATAACCACTGGGTCATTTCGGAATTCCAGGTGTTGGGTGCTCACAGTTTTCTCAGAATTTATTCCATGTCACAGGTTAAAGAGCTGGTTAATTAAGAGTTTCATGTGGGCAAACCTTAGGCTGTAGATCCAAGTGCTGTCTGAGATTAGGAAGGTCCAAGTCTGGCAGCTCAAGCCAGGCTGATCTCAAGCTGCTGATGGAAAGTATTCTTTCCTCTCTTAAGTTGTGTTTTCATGCTTGTGGTGGGTGTCTGGTTTCACTCCCTATTTGCTCTTGGACTTCAGCTGTTCTCTTGTGCATGGTGGGAGAGTTTAGAAGGGTTTTGCCTTTGCAGGACAACATGGTGACCATGCATGATGTGCTGGATGCTCAGTGGCAGTATGACAACAACAAGGACGACAGCTACCTGAGGAGGGTCATCCTGCCCCTGGAGAAACTGCTGACCTCACACAAGAGGCTCGTCATGAAAGACAGTGCAGTGAGTTCCTGAGGCAGTGCCAGGGGACTGACAGACACTGCAAGGTGTCCCCCTGACTTGTGCAGCTGGTAGAACACACAGGGGATCAGCAGCCATGGGATATCCAGTGCTGTCCTGATGGTGACTTGTGTAGATCCTCATGTGGCTGCTGCCAGAGCAGCACTAAGGGGCAGGAGCCATGAATTAAATACAGAATCTGCTCTCCTCACTTAAAGAGGACAATGATGGTTATGAGAGATCTGCCTCACCTGTTGTTTGCTGTGATGAGTGCTTTACTTTCTCCTTACAAAGCTCCCAAGTTTTATGTAGTGGACAAAATCCCTGTTTACTTAGGGATGATATTGCTGGGATGGTAATGTCAGTGGGAATCTAAAAATTAGAGACACTTCATACTTTGATTCTCATAGTAACTTCTAAGCTCTTCCATTCCCTACATTTTCAGGTTAATGCCATTTGCTATGGAGCCAAGATCATGCTGCCTGGTGTTCTGAGGTATGAGGATGGGATTGAGCTTAATCAGGAGATTGTTGTCATCACCACAAAAGGAGAAGCCATCTGCCTAGGTATGGAATGCCTCCTTCTCCTTGTGTCCAGCTAACTGCA
The nucleotide sequence above comes from Melospiza melodia melodia isolate bMelMel2 chromosome 16, bMelMel2.pri, whole genome shotgun sequence. Encoded proteins:
- the DKC1 gene encoding H/ACA ribonucleoprotein complex subunit DKC1, which produces MADGDGSSVKKRRKKEKRALTDDDVADIQHTEDFLIKPESRVAQLDTSQWPLLLKNFDKLNVRTAHYTPLPSGANPLKREISDYVRSGFINLDKPSNPSSHEVVAWIRRILRVEKTGHSGTLDPKVTGCLIVCIERATRLVKSQQSAGKEYVGIVRLHNAIESEAQLARAIETLTGALFQRPPLIAAVKRQLRVRTIYESKLVEYDPERRLGIFWVSCEAGTYIRTLCVHLGLLLGVGGQMQELRRVRSGILGETDNMVTMHDVLDAQWQYDNNKDDSYLRRVILPLEKLLTSHKRLVMKDSAVNAICYGAKIMLPGVLRYEDGIELNQEIVVITTKGEAICLAIALMTTAVISTCDHGVVAKIKRVIMERDTYPRKWGLGPKASQKKMMIQKGLLDKHGKPNESTPESWKMEYVDYRDASRKEAAADHQAVSEVDRAAKRKRDSESENEEAVTPPSPATPPPEELSKKEKKKRKKEKKAQEAAESGGEQIERTSESSSKKKKKKKHKEVEESSD